The Oncorhynchus mykiss isolate Arlee chromosome 20, USDA_OmykA_1.1, whole genome shotgun sequence genomic sequence TGCATCTGATGAAGCCAGGTGGGTTTGACGTCTCGCTTTTCTTCTGTGACGTGGTGAGCCCCCCTGAGGATGAGTCTGAGCTGGGCCTGCAGATGGAGCCTTGTGGGAAACTGGAGGACCTCCGGAAGAGGGTTCGAGCCAAGGAGATGAAGAAGAGATCCATGGCAAGGTGACAAGTACAGGCTAGCTAGTTTCCCCCACCATTGTATAGGCGGGGCACTGTTCTTATAGGATATGTTTAGATGTTTCAAACGTTTAACATTTCTCTCCTAAGGGTGTGAACGTTTAACGGAAATTGGGATCGTTAAAATAAAAATCTCTAACTGAAAAACACTAGAATAAAAATCACACAAAATTAAATTTGCAGTGAAGTTAACACTACCACTAACAGCTCCCGATCATCATAAAGGGAAAAAGAAAAATGAAACAAATACCTAATGCTTTAACATTTCTAGGGGGGAGAAGCATCTTTCAAATGATTTGCCATGGATATAAAGCGCTCTGCACGTCATTGTCAGCAGCAtatcaccctgcataccactgctggcttgcttctgaagctaagcagggttggtactggtcagttcctggatgggagaccagatgctgctggaagtggtgttggagggccagtaggaggcactctttcctctggtctaaaaaaatatcccaatgccccagggccgTGATTGGGGAcaatgccctgtgtagggtgccgtctttcggatgggatgttaaacgggtgtcctgactccatgaggtcattaaagatcccatggcacttatcgtaagagtaggggtgttaaccccggtgtcctggctaaattcccaatctgtccctcaaaccatcacggtcacctaataatccccagtttacaattggctcattcatccccctcctctcccctgtaactattccccaggtcgttgctgcaaatgagaacatgttctcagtcaacttacctggtaaaataataaataaattgtcAGTTGGAAAAATGTCAGTGAGACAGCGAAGTGACAGCAGCGAAGTCCTGTATGGCAATACTTTGAAAAGTTAAATGAGAAGGTGGTGAAATGCGAGTGAGGTGGAATAGCAGTACAGATTCAACGCTTAGCCATCTGAATGGGTCTCACGGTTCCTCCCTAACCGCTGCAACAGCGCAGACATCCAACAACAGACAGGTTGGCTCTTCACGTGAAAGAAGTGCGATATGGGACGGCGTGAGAAACTCACACGCTGATTACAGAAATGATTGCAGTTGATATGCAGCCATTGTCAATGGTAGAGGATGTCGGCTTCAGTGTCCTGATGGTATTTCTAGGACCAGTCTACAAGATTTCATGTCGAAAAACCATTGACGGCCCGGATGGAGAAATTGTACAATGATTCCTCTGCGAGTAGAGAGCTCGAGCTCTCAAACACCATACGTGGTGTTAGCAGATTGTTGGACTTCtatgaacacgctgtcatacataaTTTCAACGAGCCATCACATTGACGAGAAGTGACACATTTAATTCCCATGTACTGGCCTCGGAGAACATGGAGGAGAGGCACACGGCAGAGAACCTAAAAACGTAATTAACTACCATAGTTGCTGAGTGATTGGGGGACAGCAGTAAAGCGAGCGCCATCTGGTAGCCAGGACTGCTGTAGATTGAACTGCATTGCCCACTAGCGGTCACACGCAGGACCATATCTGCATTGTGAATTCACATGTCGTTTTATTTTttgttataaaaaataaaataaacatttaaatggTAAGAACATTTTTACATTTGTCACATGCCTACTGAATAGGGCCCTGGTTGCTGATGAGTCTTCTCTCCTCTGAGTCTCAGGTTGAATCTGTGTCTGGGTGAAGGGATGAACGTGGCGGTGGGTGTGTACATCACGGTCCGACAGACCAAGAAGCCTAATGCCGTCAAGCTCTACAGAGACAACAACGAGCCTGTCCACACCAAGACACGCCTttaccacacacagacaggcagcctGCTGCTCCCCAGTGACACCAAGAGGGCTCAGGTAACTTGTTAGAATCTCAAAGTATAGCAATTATCGAAAGTGTATCAAAGAAAGTATAAATTCATACTTCTCATGCTGTTAGGGTCATTTCAGTCTAgaagtggttgtgtgtgtttgtctgtgtaggTGTATGCAGGCAGGCAGATAGTGATGGAGAAAGATGAGGTGGATGTGATAAAGAAGTTTTCTGACCCGGGTCTGGAGCTGATTGGGTTCAAGCCCATGGAGCGTCTCAAACTGCACCACCACCTCAGATCTGCTCTCTTCATCTACCCAGAGGAGGAGACGGTcacaggtgtgtttgtgtgcgtccGTCCTTAAACACTGAACCTGTCATTATGATGGGAAGAGAGACTGACAATTTAATACATAACTGCCTGTCAAAATGTTATCTGGGGATTGTCAACTGATGTTTAACCCTCTTGAGTTCCATTATCTTTTGAGTTCCAACTtgaacccctttctctctctgtcctgttttTCCATCCCAGGGAGTGCCTGTGTGTTTACAGCGTTGCTGCGCAGGTGTAGTGAGAGGAACGTGTTCGCTCTGTGTAAATACACACAAATCCGTAACTCTTCCCCACGCTTCTTAGCCCTGGTGCCCCAGAGAGAGGAGCTAGATGAGGGCCAGGCCCAGATTGAGGCTCCAGGTAGAGTCATTGGGTCCCACCCCAAAGAATATCGCACAATTAATATAATTTTAAACTTTCAGACTTATTATAGTGATGTGTATTCTCAGGCTTCCATGGCATCTTCCTGCCCTACGCGGATGACATCCGTAACCTGGACGCTCCTCAGCTCCCCACCGCCTCCGACGCCCAGGTGGACAAGATGAAGGAGATAGTACACAAGTTATCCTTCAAATACAGGTTCGGCCCTTTCATTACAGTGAAAATAAAAACATCACAGCTGTCTTCACAGATTGTTTCCATACCAGGATTTGCATTTTGAAAAAAGTAAAAGCATAAAACATAAGTGTCATTCATGTCCTATGACATGAATGAGTTGAAATTCCCACTTactcctgtgttgtctgtgtacagtgcattcagaaagtattcagaccccttgacttttcccacattgttacctacagccttattctaaaattgatgagaaaaaaacaatttaatcaatctacacacaatactgtgacatttttttaaaatgtatttatttatttttatttttttgtgcaaatgtatggttaacataagtattctgaccctctactcagtactttgttgaagctcctttggcagcgattacagccttgagtcttcttgggtatgacgctacaatcttggcacaactgtatttggggtgtttctcccattcttctctgcagatcctctcaagttctgtcaggttggatggtgagtgttgctgcacatctattttcaggtctctccagatatgttcgatcgggtttcaagtccgggctctggctgggccactcaaggacattcagagacttgtcctgaagccactcctccattgtcttggctgtgtgcttagggtcgttgttctgttggaaggtgaaccttcgccacagtctgagaacctgctccagagtgctcaggacttcagtaaggatctctctctacttagctccgttaatctttccctgaatcctgactagtctccctggccctgccgctgaagaacatccccacagcatgatgctgccaccaccatgcttcaccataggtatggtgccagatttcctccagatgtgacgcttagcattcaggccaaagagttcaatcttggtttcatcagaccagagaatcttgtttctcatggtctgagagtcctttgggtgccttttggcaaaactccaagcgggctgtcatgtgccttttactgaagagtggcttccgtctggctactctaccataatggcctgattggtggagtgctgcagaggtggttgatcctctggaagtttctcccatctccacagaggaactctggagctctcagAGTCACCGTCAGGTTCTTtggcacctccctgaccaaggcccttctcccctgattgctcagtttagcagggcggccatctctaggaagagtcttggtggttccaaactacttctatctaagaatgatggaggtcactgtgttcttggggaccttcaatgctgcagacgttttttggtacccttccccagatctgtgcttcgacacaatcctgtcttgcagctctacggacaattccttcgacctcatggtttggtttttgctctgacatgcactgtcaactgtggaaccttgtttagacaggtgtgtgcctgtccaatcaaattaatttagcagcacaggtggactccaatcaagttgtagaaacatcccaaggaggaaaaaaaaacattcaagaTGGCGAACTGAACACAGCAGTGCAGATCACCTCAAGATAAAAACGTAATATTCAATATCTGAAAGTTAGACCAAATATTAGCACTTCACATACTGGTGGGTAATAACCTTCAATCTGgataacacaaaacaaatcataAGGCTAGAAAAAGGTATCGAAAAATATTACGAAAACAAGCAACATCCAAACATGATGGAGAGTAGGAGAACCAATCTCTAAAAGAAAATGCGGTTACTCTGACTTAGGCTTTACACCACCGGGAATGGAAAGGGTGGAAACCGAGTTGTTAAAATCGATAAGACAAACTGGGCAGACTAATTAGTCAGTAAAGATTGAAAGGAGTTGAAGGTGAGCCTTGAGATGAGTGATGAGAGAACTGACAATGGAGAAAGATACAAACAAGCTAAAAGGGACATCTTTCTGATGACATACAGTCGAGATCCATGAGAGAGAATTTGGTACTTACTTCCAAGAGAGAGAAGAAATTCCTGATCCTTCAGATCCCACACGAAGCTGTCGACAAAATCCAACTCGAATGTGTACACCGTTTCGGCCAGAGATATGAGCACCCAATCTTTGCCAAATTGATCTTtttaatagattttttttttacccctttttctccccaaatggtagtagtcttgtctcatcgctgtaactcccgtagggacttgggagaggcgaaggtcgagagccatacgtcctccgaaacacaacccaaccaagccgcactgctttttgacacaatgcacatccaacccggaagccagccgcaccaatgtgtcggaagaaacaccatacacctttctctccacaggagtcgctagtgcatgATGAGACGAGGAtctctgccggccaaaccctccctaacccggacgatgctgggccaattgtgcgccgccccatgggcctcccgggcgcggccggctgcaacaaagcctggactcgaacccagaatctctggtggcacagctagcactgcgatgcagtgccttagaccactgcgccacccaggaggactaaattttattttctttaaagataaaataaaggttaaaagcCTGGATAAAACACTTGCTGGCATGAAAATGGCTATGAATGATTAGTTCCCGACGGAAAAAAAACAGAACGGCCCAAAGCTCTGTACCCAATCTTCGAGGAGAATAGATTAAAAAGGAAACGTGTAGCTCTCATAGCCAATAAACTGTATATTGATAACCAAATGTTCCCGAGACACAAAGGCTAGTCTAAGTGTTACAAAGTTCCCATAGAGGAGTCAAATAATGCAACACCCAATACTAGCCATGGTAGTAGGAAttgtaataaaaaatatatagaaaagcaatcaaatgcaACAATTGTTAAAGAAATAaactactacactataccattcTAAATGTTGGAAAATAATTTGTATTAGACTTTCCATTTGTAGCATTTCATGAATTGATAAGTCAGCATTAGAAGAAAGGATAATTAGCAAAATAATACAAATTCAAATATAAGGAACTGGAACACAAGTACTCAATCAACATCTTAGAGATAAAACACAACAGAGGACGCAGTATGTGTGGATGtattgtggtggtgggggggtgtgtgtgtgttttggtgtgtggaGTTAAGGGGGTGAAAAAGGATAATGGTTGCAAATCCTAGAgccatgtgtgtttgtgagcaggGGTTGTGAGAGCTTTCAATTTTGTGCAGATATGggatacacagtaccagtcaaaagtttggagacacctactcattccaggattttacTTAACtttcttttactattttctacattgaagacatcaaaactatgaaataacacatatggaatcatgtagtaaccaaaaaaatgttaaacatatatttgagatttttcaaaatagccaccctttgccttgacagctttgcacactcttggcattctctcaatcagcttcatgaggtagtcacctggaatgcatttcaattaacaggggtaccttgttaatttgtggaatgtcttaccttattaatgtgtttgagccaatcagttgtgttgtgacaaggtaggggtggtatacagaagatagccctatttggtaaaagaccaagtccatattatggcaagaacagctcaaacaagcaaagagaaatgacagtccattacttgaagacatgaacaatttcaagaactttgaaagtttcttcaagtgcagtcgtataaaccatgaaactggctctcatgaggactgccaataataataagagacttgcttgggccaagaaaaacgAGCAATGGACTTTAGACCGGTGGAcatctgagtccaaatttgagatttttggttccaaccaccatgtctttgtgagacgcagagtaggtgaacggatgatctccgcatgtgtggttcccaccgtgaagcatgaaggagcaggtttgatggtgtgggggtactttgcttaaccagtatggctaccacagcattctgcagcgatatgcctcccatctggtttacgcttagtgggactatcatatgttttttaacaggacaatgacccaacactcctccaagaaggagagtgatggaatgctgcatcagatgacctggcctccacaatcatctgacctcaacccaattgagatggtttgggatgagttggaccgtggagtgaagaaaaagcagccaacaagtgctcagcatatgtgggaactccttcaagactgttggaaaagcattacaggtgaagctggttgagagtgctAAGAATGTGTgttttactttgaagaatctcaaatataaaatatattttgatttaactttTTCTTTTGAGggggttacgacatgattccatatgtgttatttcatagttttgtcttcactattattctacaatgtaaaataaagaaaaacccttgaatgagtaagtgtgtaaaaacattttactggtgctgtatatattatctgcaatattaaagctgatctacccctaaaatatttttttaaacatctcaaggatgatcaatggaaacaggatgcacctgagctcaatttcaaatcccatagcaaagggtctgaatacttatgtgaatacggtatttctatttttttaaatattttattttacttgcatacatttctaaaaacctgttttttactttgtcattatggggtattgtatgtatattgatgaggggagGGAAattctttaatccattttagataaggctgtaatgtaacaaaatgtggaaaaggggaaggggtctgaatactttccgaaaacaCTGTATTGCTCTTCCTGTGCTGCAGGAGTGATGCTTTTGAGAACCCAGTCCTCCAGCAGCACTACAGGTACCTGGAAGCCTTGGCACTAGATCCCATGGCCCCGGAACACATAGAGGAACACATAGAGGACCACACCGGTAAGACCCAAAtggtgaccaccatttgtctcatgcagcgcgacagatctcctttgcatagagttgatcaggctgttgattggtctgtggaatgttgtcccactcttcaatggctgtgtggaGTTGCTAGatgttggtgggaactggaacacgctgtcgtagacgtcgatccagagcatccctcACATGTTCAGtggttgacatgtctggtgagtatgcaggccatactCACTGTGGGATGCTGGAAGAACTAGGAcactttcagcttccaggaattgaatacagatccttgcgacatggggttgtgcattatcatgctgaaacatgaggtgatggtggcggagggatggcacaacaatgggcctcgggatcttGTCACGGTGTCTCTGTGCGTTCAATTAAATGCAATTGaatttgttgtccgtagcttatgccttcccataccataaccccaccgccaccatggggcactctggtcacaatgttgacatcagcaaacctctcgCCCACACTACACCATActcgctgtctgccatctgcccggtgaAGTTGAAACCGgaattaatctgtgaagagcacacttctccagcgtgcccgtggacatcgaaggtgagcattttcccactgaagtcattTACAACGCCGAActgtagtcaggtcaagacctgggtgaggacaacgagcatgcagatgagcttccctgagatggtttctgacagtttatgCAGAAATTCTTTTTGTGcaaacagtttcatcagctgtccaggtggctggtctgagatgatcctgcaggtgaagaagccggatgtggaggtcctgggctggcgtggttacacaaggtctccggttgtgaggccagttcgACGTACTGCAAAATTCTCGAAAACGAcgttggcttatggtagagaaattaacattaaattctctggcaacagctctggtggaaattGAGTGATGACAagtgcatgctccctcaacatctgtggaattgtattgtgtgacaaaactgcacattttagagtggccttttattgttcccagcacagggtgcacctgtgtaatgatcatgctgtttaatcagcttcttgatatgccacacctgtcaggtggatggattttcttggcaaaggagacatgCACCCTAACAGGGATGTCAAAGCAATTTGTACACCAAATttgagaaatacactttttgtgcatatggagaatttgtgatcttttatttcagctcatgaaacatgggaccaacactttacatgttgtgttttatatttttgttcagtgtagttggaagagttgcagagttaatttTAAATAATGCctttgttgattagatgctttttttcattaattaggctattttctgtTGAACCAtgtactagaaactcatggacaatatggactcTGATATAATAAATTAACACTATACACAGAGTGTAAAAAacatgaacacctgctctttccatgacatggactgactaggtgaatctaggtgaaagctttcacctagattcacctagtcaatccacttcaatcagtgtagatgaaggggaggaaacgggttaaataatatatttattttttaataaaaattgtatttattttttaatttgacccctttctccccaatttcgtggtaatTACtaacaatcttgtctcatcgctacaactcccgtacaggctcgggagagactaaGGTCGaaatcatgcgtcctccgaaacacaacccaaacaagccatactgcttcttaacacagcgcgcatccaacccggaagccagcctcagaggaggaaacaccgtgcacctggcgaccttggttagtgtgcactgcgccctgcctgccacaggagtcgttgatgcacgatgagacaaggatatccctaccggccaaaccctccctaacccggacgatgctaggcgccccaaggacctcccggtcgcggccggctgcgacagaacctgggcgcgaacccagagtctctggtggcacagctagcgctgcgatgcagtgcccaagaccactgtgccacccgggagacAGTAAAGAagaatttttaagccttgagacatggattgggtATGTGCCATTCAGTGTGAATGGGCAAGTCGAGATGTttgagtgcctttgaatggggtatggtaatATGTACCAGGcgcacaggtttgtgtcaagaacggcaACGCTGCTGGAcgtccagccaatttgacacaactgtgggaagcattggaatcaacatgcgccagcatccctgtggaatgctttcaacaccttgtagagtccatgtctcGACGAACTGAAGCTGTTCcgagtgttttgtacactccgtgtataTGGATACATTTTGTAACAGTTATttaagtataaattaccaaagttacgatagcttgccatagattttctgaTAATTACTGAAGATGCCGGTAAGTTTGGTAAATTTTGCCACACCTTAGTTGTGGTGTCAACAAATTGCATATCTGCATTGGACATCTTCATAGGTT encodes the following:
- the LOC110499101 gene encoding X-ray repair cross-complementing protein 5 → MAEWNAYYQNEDEYVDRDEFEVDYKCAGRDSLVFLVDASKEMFIRGEDGEPSPFDMTMQCVHSVYTSKIISSDKDLVALVFYGTEQSKNPRNTFEHVYVYHDLDSPGARRVKDVDGLRGENGAQVADETMGSGKTNLVEALWCCSNLYSDVKLRLSYKRLMIFTCRDTPHRGDCERDRQARTKAGDLKETGVVIDLMHLMKPGGFDVSLFFCDVVSPPEDESELGLQMEPCGKLEDLRKRVRAKEMKKRSMARLNLCLGEGMNVAVGVYITVRQTKKPNAVKLYRDNNEPVHTKTRLYHTQTGSLLLPSDTKRAQVYAGRQIVMEKDEVDVIKKFSDPGLELIGFKPMERLKLHHHLRSALFIYPEEETVTGSACVFTALLRRCSERNVFALCKYTQIRNSSPRFLALVPQREELDEGQAQIEAPGFHGIFLPYADDIRNLDAPQLPTASDAQVDKMKEIVHKLSFKYRSDAFENPVLQQHYRYLEALALDPMAPEHIEEHIEDHTVPKVKMIDQCLGSLAQEFKDLV